tacaacATAATCAATAggcaatttttgtttttcaaatacTAGATGATAATGTAAGTGATTCACTGAAGCCAATGCACATAAGCTGTTAAAAGCAATCCGTAGATCActgtaacaaatatattatcttgTTGTAAAGAAATGTTCTATACATTTACCATGCCAGTCATCATAATATTgagctattaataaaaaaagtttttcaaaattaaaaagctattAGTTCTTTAGTTCTTGTCTAGTTACTTCAGGATAGGCCTTaactaataatagaaaaaagcaGTACTTGCCTTTACTCACCAATCCTGGGATAatgaatgaatatataaaactaacttCAAACTATCCAGTGTGACCACTTGTGGAAGCATTTGATAAATAGATGGACATAGCAGTGAATGGTAATAGTTTATAGGGctaacatttacaacaattgCATGTATGTTTGTGGCTGaaatattcatacaaaattacaatacacatttattattgtatcatATTAATGAACACTAACTTACTAGGGTTGTTcattatattatcaatatattaatagatataCAAAAGGAATTCAATTCTCAATAAGtacttcatataaaaattcacaTAAAGTACATACCGAGAGGCAATATAAAAGACAACAATATGTCATATAAaagacataaatttaaattttcctaatcataaatttcaaaagtaaaaaaatagaagtTAAGAAGAGAACTTAAGAAAAGAGTATTAACCAGTATCTTTATTCCAAAATTTGTAGAGAACTTCTTCACTTGATACCTttgagaaattaaatttattttcatcaaaTGGCTGGCAAATATTTGTCATATGTTCGGGCTGTCTTCTTTTTACACTTCTATCATGATTTAGCTGGAAAAAATAATGAACACCTTTAAGGACATGTATAGCTTTTGCTATTATCTACACTTGTTAAATCTAAACGAATGATGTAAAAACATCTGAGTGTAGACagtattaaagtttttttttaactctaCAGCATGTAGCTACAGTTGcagtttttaaaagaattttacGTACCTGTAGCATATAATTTCCAGctagtttttcttttaatgtccCTAATTTGTATCTAAAAATACTCGTATTCACATGCAATTCATGCCATTTCTCCTTTAGCTTTTGTATAAGGTTAAGATTATCTTCTCTAAAAATACCATCAATACAttgaaattcatacatttttaaaattcttaatcTCAAAATATACAAGTGGTATAGTTGCCTgatggtatatatattatatttgcagttatatacataaaaaatatctccACAGAATATAACGATTAACCACAGAGGATTTAAAGACGACTACAGACGTCAGAAGAATGTCTTTAGGTTTCGGGTTAGTTTCCAGGGGGTTAACTAACTAGCAGCAGCCAATAACTATTTTCTTGGAGGGCTGCATCTGTTATggatgaatttattttattctgtttTTGTGGCCACTTTTGAGTAATGcgcaaattttaaaattactgtcCTATCCAAAAACATAAATctctttttatattagtttcgacaacattatttagttctgattatgaaacattacaaataaaaaacaatattcaatgactttttcttataattgtaaacaatttaaataatctctTCTAAAATCCTAACTTAAAAGATTTCTGGCTTGAGATTATTGGGATTCAATGGGTTATTTTGATCATATAGCCATagtatatcaataattttcaTCGAGATTTTTGTTGCTTCTAAGGAGTCCAACTGACTTAGTTTTCCAGTGACAGCTTttccaattttattattttttaaattattaagaccAAAGGCATCATTTTGAACTCctttaaatacagataacaagCTTTCCGCAAAATTTCTACATGGTATTCTCAAATCTGTATTGCTTTCTGAAGAGTTATCTTCGCTTTTGCTGTCTATTACAGGTTCTTCTATATCTGATAGATTCTGCAAGAAAATGTACGtacttttcaaattttttgcACTTTTACTGAATACTCTGTAAATTCATCACAAATACTTTTcactataaagttaaaaagtttattttacctCTGTAGATATTTCCTCATTTACTCTGGATACCCCATGGTGTAAGCTTTTCGTTACTTTAAGCAAAAACTGACATGGTTCCCACAAGTGCCAGTTAACTTTATAagccttaaaatattttttacatattaaaaatagactTTTAGTATATTGATTGTAATAgtatattttgtgtataattatcACATTAAATCTTACCTCATTTTCAGCTGAACtagttttaagttttcttaaataatttgcaaATGTTGATCTGATATTTGTCCATCTCTCTTTAACAGCTTGGCCAGAAAATGCATCTCCATATTTTGCTGCAAATTCAGCATATGTGTTATCTTTAGTTTCACTAGAAGTATATTTGGGATGCTTTGGATGCCAAATATTTGGCTTGCTTTTTATGAATTTCACTAAATTTAAGTTCATTTTTCTGGTCCAAAagactttttctttttcaaaatCCGATAACATTATGTCTACGCACTACTAGATCATTTAAATACCtgcaatatattttcaaattttagcTTGTCTAAACTTTctcttaataataactaaaagttattcaatattgtttattatgatttttattagtttttgtgttgttttaattttcaaggTACCACCATAGATGAAGACAGAAGTATGAAGTAGACAATGAAGATGCGATcacagatatatattatttattgaggGAGCAgattagttttagttttaaccACAGATTGTGGTTCGGTTATTACAGTTTACGCCGCTTTAGTATATGAAGTTTAAAAACTGTTTCTATCGAAGATAGTAGTTTTTTCTATAGTCTCATTGAAAATGAATTATACAGACTgtcaatactaatattattatatagttcaACTTATTACAAGtacaagtaattttataacatacgATGCCTCAAAACGTGTTAATAGACAACGTTAtgttttgattgtttttttaatagaattagaTCGGTGCAAGGCAACATGCATGACCCGTGACCCGTGATTGTATAGTCACGTAACAAAGCGTGAGCTAATGTCATTGTCATAAAAATTCATTGCaggtaaatatattaacgaGCCATTTAgcgaattaaaaataatattatcaagtactggtttttatatattttatttatatataacattcacGAATTGACACGGAATAgcagttaatttaatattggagcgacaattttgtattatttctcTCGTATATTACACAACAGTCAATTTGAGaaaaatacatgaaaatagttttaaatattattcttacaCATTTGTAAAAGCGGATCggaattaaaaagtttttattaaaaaaaataaaaacaagagaATATGTTCGTCTGATCGACCGACGTTACCGTGAAACAAGTATAGtagaaagtttaataaaaaaagagaaCGCTTGTCCGTGACTGCAATGCCAGATGCCACCCAACGGTAAATCTGCCGTAGTAATCTCGCGCTACCAGTCACCGACAAACCTCCGAACGAGGCGGCCTTAATTATGGGCCGTTCGCTTCAGTCATTCACGGGTTACGTCCGCCCTTTCTCTATCATCGGGTCACGTCAGGCATCAGGATGCCCCTTTTCAAAACGTCAACGTTCCCAAATAGCACCCACCGCCGCCCTTACCGACGAAGTATTCTCAAACGCAAAACCCTACTCAGAGGTGCCCGGCCCTAAACCCATCCCCCTTTTGGGGAATACGTGGCGAATGGTACCAGTCATTGGTCAATTTGATATATCTGAGTTCGCGAAGGTAACACAACAGTTTCTGGATAAATATGGAAGGATTGTGCGCCTCGGTGGATTGATTGGTAGGCCGGATTTGTTATTCGTGTATGATGCTGATGAGATTGAGAGGATGTATAGGCGTGAAGGACCGACTCCGTTTAGGCCTGCCATGCCTTGCCTTGTGAAATACAAGTCTGAAGTGCGGAAGGATTTTTTCGGTGATTTACCAGGAGTTGTCGGAGTGtgagtaatttattttttaatacaagttATTCCAAGATATAATTCAATTAGATTCATATTATGTGtgattaacataataataaaactttattcatgataTAAATATGGTGGCGACAAATTGGGGGGACTGGGGGTTAGACCAAAATTCATATAGGACCTTAGGTATGCATGAATGTATAAGTAttctatatttgtaataatctaTAAAGAATGATTTAtttgctataaatatttattaatttaaagaaaacacttttttactggattgaagctatgtattattataaagttatttattttacataattttacgtTTCGCGTGCTATACAGCGTGCTTGGTCACGgtgtaagtttataataatacatagttttctttaaatgtctAAATgctatgttttaataaaagacaatacaacatttatttaatttcccgAATTACTtcctaattaatttatcatgTTCCGCGACGGCAAAAATGGTGATAATTTCACtcgttattgttttaaaacattaatataactaaacGTGTCGTTTTATTAACCTTAAAACAGAATACTTAAAGCTTcgtgataattataaaaatttgctTAAAATTTGACGCTTTCAAGACTACTTTCCCGGTAACTTTCACCAAGTTAATCACGATAGCTACATTAACTTTGTTTGTACATGAATCTCAGTGTGTGTTACACGAATGTTGCTCTAAGATCTGATTTAGTATTTCATGTAGGGAGTAACTATTAATGTATTCAAGgaagacaaaatatttaaaaaaaacatcgttcggtattttataataaaggtcagaaaaaagtatataaatgaaGCGTCATATTCTTTCATAAGCGTTCTGGTTTCTTATATAGACAAACACTTACATTGTATGAACAACAAGATAAACCAACAAAAATCGAGTAATTTCGACGTTTTGAGGGTTAAATCGAGTGAATAtggctttttaatataatatggaggttaattttcaaaaacaaaactaagtTCCCAAAGTTGTGGCCTACCAAACAATAAAATCGTATTCTAGccaataaaattgatttagtGATTGTACTAGGTTAGATGTCAAACCACTTAGAGGTCAAATTTGAAGCCATGGTTGAATTTCGAATCATTCTAAATACATTGCAatcttaaaaatcaataattaagtaaagctagatattttaaattcaatttttaaacattatcaaAAAATTCAGAATCTAGAATACcattattctaaattcaaaattgatTGACGTTGATTCTACcgt
This is a stretch of genomic DNA from Pieris brassicae chromosome 1, ilPieBrab1.1, whole genome shotgun sequence. It encodes these proteins:
- the LOC123708659 gene encoding GDP-D-glucose phosphorylase 1, producing MYEFQCIDGIFREDNLNLIQKLKEKWHELHVNTSIFRYKLGTLKEKLAGNYMLQLNHDRSVKRRQPEHMTNICQPFDENKFNFSKVSSEEVLYKFWNKDTATNIHAIVVNVSPINYYHSLLCPSIYQMLPQVVTLDSLKLVLYIHSLSQDCDLRIAFNSLCALASVNHLHYHLVFEKQKLPIDYVNCTHIKGPLWLMENYPIPGFCFDGNAKNAAEDIFKLIQYFLANSIAHNIFITKGCSFNNGHDMTRVFVWARKSTAGAKQLGAFNVAALELGGYFAVYFDEDFEKIEVQDLDRELAKWKLDNFDKLCKEVEKLFL
- the LOC123708668 gene encoding uncharacterized protein LOC123708668, which encodes MLSDFEKEKVFWTRKMNLNLVKFIKSKPNIWHPKHPKYTSSETKDNTYAEFAAKYGDAFSGQAVKERWTNIRSTFANYLRKLKTSSAENEAYKVNWHLWEPCQFLLKVTKSLHHGVSRVNEEISTENLSDIEEPVIDSKSEDNSSESNTDLRIPCRNFAESLLSVFKGVQNDAFGLNNLKNNKIGKAVTGKLSQLDSLEATKISMKIIDILWLYDQNNPLNPNNLKPEIF